One genomic window of Cannabis sativa cultivar Pink pepper isolate KNU-18-1 chromosome 2, ASM2916894v1, whole genome shotgun sequence includes the following:
- the LOC133035017 gene encoding protein CONSERVED ONLY IN THE GREEN LINEAGE 160, chloroplastic-like isoform X1, with protein sequence MFYAPWYGTSCLNSRSLTMAVLKYCITVTLSATPISPDSANPAVPDPRQTKVNLPNKKAVKWSTGMAPGEYGGPPTSTKLRKYGGGEGEDPITSDEFIWNKDFMSRMNKLFDDSASPPQQPPVKIYLRSPMINLRS encoded by the exons ATG TTCTACGCTCCGTGGTATGGAACGAGTTGCTTGAACTCGCGTTCCTTGACGATGGCAGTTCTCAAGTATTGCATTACAGTTACTTTATCAGCAACACCCATCTCTCCGGATTCTGCAAACCCAGCTGTGCCAGACCCACGACAGACCAAAGTTAATTTGCCCAACAAGAAGGCCGTGAAATGGTCCACTGGGATGGCTCCGGGCGAGTATGGTGGACCACCGACCAGCACTAAACTTCGCAAGTACGGGGGAGGTGAAGGAGAAGACCCTATAACCTCTGACGAGTTTATATGGAACAAAGACTTTATGAGTCGCATGAATAAATTGTTTGATGACTCTGCTTCTCCACCTCAACAACCTCCTGTTAAG ATTTATCTGAGATCCCCAATGATAAACTTGAGGAGCTGA
- the LOC133035017 gene encoding protein CONSERVED ONLY IN THE GREEN LINEAGE 160, chloroplastic-like isoform X2: protein MAVLKYCITVTLSATPISPDSANPAVPDPRQTKVNLPNKKAVKWSTGMAPGEYGGPPTSTKLRKYGGGEGEDPITSDEFIWNKDFMSRMNKLFDDSASPPQQPPVKIYLRSPMINLRS from the exons ATGGCAGTTCTCAAGTATTGCATTACAGTTACTTTATCAGCAACACCCATCTCTCCGGATTCTGCAAACCCAGCTGTGCCAGACCCACGACAGACCAAAGTTAATTTGCCCAACAAGAAGGCCGTGAAATGGTCCACTGGGATGGCTCCGGGCGAGTATGGTGGACCACCGACCAGCACTAAACTTCGCAAGTACGGGGGAGGTGAAGGAGAAGACCCTATAACCTCTGACGAGTTTATATGGAACAAAGACTTTATGAGTCGCATGAATAAATTGTTTGATGACTCTGCTTCTCCACCTCAACAACCTCCTGTTAAG ATTTATCTGAGATCCCCAATGATAAACTTGAGGAGCTGA